The proteins below are encoded in one region of Ascochyta rabiei chromosome 9, complete sequence:
- a CDS encoding Adenylosuccinate lyase, producing MSVPSIPEASSAPKLAYDQDAALDLQRQISKMKQQIGNSIFDTYQTSLTGRYCSKEMSQLFSQRSRHSTWRSLWLYLAEAEQELGIDTITPEALQQMRDHLVVSDADFEVARVEEKRRRHDVMAHVHAFGEVAPKAAGIIHYGATSCYVTDNAELILMRNAMGLLLPKLAKVIDNLSKFALQWKSEPTLAYTHLQPAQLITVGKRAAQWAQDLLMDLEAIEHVKESLQFRGAQGTTGTQASFLEIFNNDSQKCDQLNEKLCQKAGFPGCYAVSTQTYTRKVDQLIANAISGLGSSAQKITGDIRHLAAWKELEEPFEKDQIGSSAMAYKRNPMRSERVYALSRELMSKPASFANTLSDQWMERTLDDSAIRRIDIPEMFLLADAILLSLDNVTSGLVVYPKRVNARVQEELPFMITESIIMKLVAKGESRQEAHEQIRVLSHQAGSNVKNEGKQNDLVDRIRATEFFKPIWADLDNMLDASLYTGRSAEIVDKFCGEGGVLDTALQPYREYIQKAGVAELNV from the exons ATGTCCGTTCCATCCATCCCCGAAGCCTCGTCGGCGCCCAAGCTCGCATACGACCAAGACGCAGCCCTGGATCTCCAGCGCCAGATCAGCAAGATGAAGCAGCAAATCGGTAACTCCATCTTCGACACCTACCAGACCTCTCTGACGGGGCGCTACTGCTCCAAGGAGATGTCGCAACTTTTCAGCCAGCGCAGCCGTCACAGCACGTGGAGATCGCTGTGGCTGTACCTGGCCGAGGCGGAGCAAGAGCTTGGAATCGACACAATCACCCCCGAGGCACTCCAGCAGATGCGGGACCACCTCGTTGTGTCTGACGCCGACTTCGAGGTGGCTAGAGTggaggagaagaggaggaggcacGACGTCATGGCCCATGTGCACGCTTTTGGCGAGGTCGCGCCCAAGGCCGCGGGTATCATTCACTACGGC GCAACCAGCTGTTACGTGACCGACAATGCAGAGCTCATCCTCATGCGGAACGCCATGGGCCTGCTGCTCCCCAAGCTCGCCAAGGTCATTGACAACCTTTCCAAGTTCGCCCTGCAGTGGAAGTCCGAGCCGACCCTGGCCTACACTCACCTGCAGCCCGCTCAGCTCATCACCGTCGGTAAGCGAGCAGCCCAGTGGGCCCAGGATCTCCTCATGGATCTTGAAGCCATTGAGCACGTCAAGGAGAGCCTGCAGTTCCGCGGCGCCCAAGGCACAACCGGAACCCAGGCTTCCTTCCTCGAGATCTTCAACAACGACTCCCAAAAGTGCGACCAGCTGAATGAGAAGCTCTGCCAGAAGGCCGGCTTCCCCGGCTGCTACGCCGTCTCCACGCAGACCTACACCCGCAAGGTCGACCAGCTCATCGCCAACGCCATCTCCGGGCTGGGCTCCTCCGCTCAGAAGATCACCGGCGACATCCGCCACCTCGCTGCGTGGAAAGAGCTCGAGGAGCCCTTTGAGAAGGACCAAATCGGTTCCTCCGCAATGGCCTACAAGCGCAACCCCATGCGCTCGGAGCGTGTCTACGCCCTGTCCCGCGAGCTGATGAGCAAGCCCGCATCCTTTGCCAACACACTCTCCGACCAGTGGATGGAGCGCACGCTCGACGACTCGGCAATCCGCCGCATCGACATCCCCGAGATGTTCCTGCTGGCCGACGCCATCCTGCTCTCGCTCGACAACGTCACCTCCGGCCTTGTCGTGTACCCCAAGCGCGTCAACGCGCGCGTCCAGGAAGAGCTGCCGTTCATGATCACAGAGTCGATCATCATGAAGCTGGTCGCCAAGGGCGAGTCGCGCCAAGAAGCCCACGAGCAGATTCGCGTGCTGTCGCACCAGGCCGGCAGCAACGTCAAGAACGAGGGCAAGCAAAACGACCTCGTGGACCGCATTCGCGCAACCGAATTCTTCAAGCCCATCTGGGCCGATCTCGACAACATGCTCGACGCCAGTCTGTACACGGGGCGCAGTGCCGAGATCGTCGACAAGTTCTGCGGCGAAGGCGGCGTGCTCGACACCGCGCTGCAGCCGTACAGGGAGTACATCCAGAAGGCCGGTGTTGCCGAGCTCAACGTATAG